From a region of the Acomys russatus chromosome 4, mAcoRus1.1, whole genome shotgun sequence genome:
- the Mtln gene encoding mitoregulin, with product MADVSERTLQVSILVAFASGVVLGWQANRLRRRYLDWRKRRLQDKLATTQKKLDLA from the coding sequence ATGGCGGACGTGTCTGAGAGGACTTTGCAGGTGTCCATTCTAGTGGCTTTCGCCTCTGGAGTGGTCCTGGGCTGGCAGGCGAATCGGCTGCGGAGGCGCTACCTGGACTGGAGGAAGCGGAGGCTGCAGGACAAGCTGGCGACGACTCAGAAGAAGTTGGACCTGGCCTGA